Proteins from a single region of Ziziphus jujuba cultivar Dongzao chromosome 1, ASM3175591v1:
- the LOC107435750 gene encoding myosin-17, producing MAAPVNIVVGSHVWVEDPLLAWIDGEVIRVKGQEVHVNTTNGKTVVRNTLNVFPKDTEAPPGGVDDMTKLSYLHEPGVLQNLAARYELNEIYTYTGNILIAVNPFQRLPHLYDTHMMEQYKGADLGELSPHVFAVGDAAYRAMINEGKSNSILVSGESGAGKTETTKMLMRYLAYLGGRSGVEGRTVEQQVLESNPVLEAFGNAKTIRNNNSSRFGKFVEIQFDKNGMISGAAIRTYLLERSRVCQISDPERNYHCFYLLCAAPAEDIDKYKLGSPKSFHYLNQSNCYELDGVNDAHEYLATRRAMDIVGISEQEQESIFRVIAAILHLGNVNFAKGKEIDSSVIKDEKSRFHLNMTAELLRCDAQSLEDALIKRVMVTPEEVITKTLDPDNAIASRDALAKTIYSRLFDWLVENINVSIGQDPHSKSIIGVLDIYGFESFKCNSFEQFCINFTNEKLQQHFNQHVFKMEQEEYTKEEINWSYIEFVDNQDVLDLIEKKPGGIIALLDEACMFPKSTHETFAQKLYQTFKNQKRFIKPKLSRTDFTISHYAGEVTYQANQFLDKNKDYVVAEHQALLTASECSFVAGLFPPLPEESSKSSKFSSIGSRFKLQLQSLMETLSATEPHYIRCVKPNNVLKPAIFENSNIIQQLRCGGVLEAIRISCAGYPTRRMFYDFLNRFAVLSPEVLEGNYDDKVACQMILDKRGLKGYQIGKSKVFLRAGQMAELDARRTELLGNAARTIQRQIRTFIARKEFISLRKAAIMFQSHWRGKMACKLYQQMKREASALKIQKYFKRYSAMKSYLSLRSSAIMLQTGLRAMDARNEFRSRKQTKAAICIQAHWRCHRDYSYYKSLQKAIVVSQCGWRCRLARRELRKLKMAAKETGALKEAKDKLEKRVEELTWRLQLEKRLRTDLEDAKAQEIFKLEDALQTLQLRVEQANLLVAKEREAARKAIEEAPPVIKETPVIIQDTEKLDFLTAEVERLKALLMSETQKAEDAKQAYATEQAKNEELSRKLEAAEKNVYRLQDSAQRFEEKLSNLESENQVLRQQALAISPTGKTLSVRPKTTIIQRTPENGIVHNGVMRKASDSMISVSNSHAPEIEETPQKSLNEKQQENQDLLIKCISQDLGFSGGRPVAACLIYKCLLHWSSFEAERTSIFDRVIQTIGAALEVQDNGDVLSYWLSNSSTLLLLLQRTLKATGAASLTPLRRRMSSSLFGRMSQGLRASPQSAGFSFLSGRILGGPDEVRQVEAKYPALLFKQQLTAFVEKMYGMIRDNLKKEISPLLGLCIQAPRTSRASMVKGRSQANAVVQQALIAHWQSIVKSLNNYLKTMRANFVPSFLVCKVFTQIFSFINVQLFNSLLLRRECCSFSNGEYVKAGLAELEHWCHGATEEFVGSAWDELKHIRQAVGFLVIHQKPKKSLKEITNDLCPVLSIQQLYRISTMYWDDKYGTRSVSSEVISSMRVMMTEDSNNPASSSFLLDDDSSIPFSVDDISKSTDRMEVIDIDPPPLIRENSGFTFLLQRSND from the exons ATG GCAGCACCAGTTAACATAGTTGTAGGTTCTCATGTGTGGGTTGAAGATCCTCTTCTGGCATGGATCGATGGAGAAGTTATACGGGTCAAAGGTCAAGAGGTTCATGTTAATACTACAAATGGAAAAACG GTTGTCAGGAATACATTGAATGTCTTTCCAAAGGATACTGAGGCTCCTCCTGGAGGTGTAGATGACATGACAAAGCTTTCATATTTGCATGAACCTGGAGTTCTACAAAACTTGGCCGCTAGATATGAGCTTAATGAAATCTAC ACATACACGGGGAATATATTGATAGCAGTTAATCCATTTCAACGATTGCCCCATCTCTATGACACTCACATGATGGAGCAATATAAAGGAGCTGATCTTGGGGAGCTAAGTCCTCATGTTTTTGCAGTTGGAGATGCTGCATACAG GGCCATGATTAATGAAGGGAAAAGCAATTCAATTCTGGTAAGTGGAGAAAGTGGTGCTGGTAAAACTGAGACAACGAAGATGCTCATGAGATATCTTGCCTACTTGGGTGGTCGCTCTGGAGTGGAAGGAAGAACAGTTGAACAACAAGTTCTGGAG TCCAACCCAGTTCTTGAAGCATTTGGCAATGCCAAAACAATTAGGAATAACAACTCAAG TCGTTTTGGGAAATTTGTTGAAATCCAATTTGACAAGAATGGAATGATATCTGGGGCAGCTATTAGAACTTATTTGCTTGAAAGGTCTCGTGTTTGCCAAATTTCTGATCCAGAGAGAAACTACCATTGTTTCTACCTTCTTTGTGCCGCACCAGCTGAG gatattgataaatataagCTGGGAAGCCCTAAATCGTTTCACTATCTGAATCAATCAAATTGTTATGAGCTGGATGGGGTAAATGATGCTCATGAATATCTTGCAACCAGAAGGGCTATGGACATAGTTGGAATCAGTGAGCAAGAACAG GAGTCAATATTCAGGGTTATAGCTGCAATTCTTCACCTTGGCAATGTTAATTTTGCCAAAGGAAAGGAAATAGATTCCTCAGTGATTAAGGATGAGAAATCTAGATTCCATCTTAATATGACTGCAGAGCTTCTTAG GTGTGATGCCCAGAGCTTGGAAGATGCCCTAATTAAGCGAGTAATGGTGACACCAGAAGAAGTTATCACTAAAACCCTCGATCCTGATAATGCAATTGCAAGCAGGGATGCATTAGCTAAGACAATATATTCTCGCTTATTTGATTG GCTTGTAGAAAATATTAACGTTTCAATTGGGCAGGATCCACACTCAAAGTCAATAATTGGAGTTCTTGATATCTATGGTTTTGAAAGTTTTAAGTGCAATAG TTTTGAGCAGTTCTGCATCAATTTTACAAATGAAAAATTACAACAACACTTCAATCAG CACGTGTTTAAAATGGAGCAGGAAGAATACACCAAAGAAGAGATAAATTGGAGCTATATTGAGTTTGTTGACAACCAAGATGTCCTGGATCTAATTGAAAAG AAACCTGGAGGGATTATTGCACTATTAGATGAAGCCTG CATGTTTCCCAAGTCTACTCATGAAACCTTTGCACAGAAGTTGTACCAGacatttaaaaaccaaaaacgtTTTATCAAACCAAAGCTTTCTCGGACTGATTTTACAATATCTCACTATGCAGGGGAG gtAACTTATCAAGCCAATCAATTTCTGGACAAAAACAAAGATTATGTTGTGGCAGAACATCAAGCTTTGCTGACTGCTTCAGAATGCTCATTTGTAGCTGGTCTCTTTCCCCCACTTCCAGAAGAATCTTCAAAGTCATCCAAATTTTCTTCCATTGGATCACGATTTAAG CTACAACTTCAGTCTTTGATGGAGACCTTAAGTGCAACAGAACCTCACTACATCAGATGTGTAAAACCAAACAATGTCCTCAAACCTGCAATATTCGAAAATTCCAATATCATTCAACAATTAAGATGTGGT GGTGTTCTTGAAGCTATCAGGATCAGCTGTGCTGGATATCCTACCAGACGCATGTTTTATGATTTTCTAAATCGTTTTGCTGTTCTGTCTCCAGAAGTTTTAGAAGGAAA TTATGATGATAAGGTGGCTTGCCAGATGATTCTTGATAAAAGGGGATTGAAAGGATACCag ATAGGCAAGTCAAAAGTTTTTCTAAGAGCCGGTCAGATGGCTGAGTTGGATGCTAGAAGAACAGAACTGCTTGGAAATGCTGCTAGAACTATCCAACGACAAATTCGTACATTTATTGCTCGTAAAGAGTTCATCTCATTGCGCAAAGCTGCTATTATGTTCCAATCTCATTGGCGAG GTAAAATGGCCTGCAAACTGTATCAGCAAATGAAACGAGAAGCTTCAGCCCTGAAGATCCAGAAGTATTTCAAGCGATACAGTGCCATGAAATCCTACTTATCTCTGCGGTCATCCGCAATTATGTTGCAGACTGGCTTAAGGGCAATGGATGCACGTAATGAATTCAGATCCCGGAAGCAAACTAAAGCTGCCATATGCATCCAG GCACATTGGCGCTGTCACCGAGATTATTCATACTATAAGAGTCTTCAAAAGGCTATAGTTGTTTCTCAGTGTGGCTGGAGATGCAGACTAGCTAGAAGAGAGCTCAGGAAGCTCAAAATG GCTGCAAAGGAAACAGGGGCTCTTAAAGAAGCAAAGGACAAATTAGAAAAGCGAGTAGAGGAACTTACATGGCGTTTGCAATTGGAAAAGCGATTAAGG ACTGATCTTGAGGACGCAAAAGCCCAAGAAATTTTCAAGTTGGAGGATGCATTGCAGACGTTGCAATTGCGAGTAGAACAAGCAAACCTCTTGGTCGCTAAAGAACGAGAGGCAGCACGGAAAGCTATAGAAGAAGCACCTCCAGTCATTAAGGAGACTCCTGTTATAATACAAGATACAGAAAAGCTAGACTTCTTGACAGCTGAAGTTGAGAGGCTGAAG GCATTGCTAATGTCAGAAACACAAAAAGCTGAAGATGCAAAGCAAGCTTATGCTACTGAGCAGGCCAAGAATGAGGAATTGTCTAGAAAGCTTGAAGCTGCAGAGAAGAATGTATATCGGCTTCAAGATTCAGCACAGAG GTTTGAAGAGAAGCTATCCAATTTGGAATCGGAGAATCAAGTACTACGACAACAAGCACTTGCCATATCACCAACTGGAAAAACTTTATCAGTGAGACCGAAGACAACCATCATTCAG AGGACTCCAGAGAATGGGATTGTTCACAATGGTGTAATGAGGAAAGCATCG GATTCAATGATATCTGTAAGTAATTCTCATGCACCTGAAATTGAAGAAACGCCCCAAAAATCTCTTAATGAGAAGCAACAG GAGAACCAGGACCTGCTTATAAAGTGTATTTCACAAGATTTAGGTTTCTCTGGGGGTAGGCCAGTGGCTGCTTGTCTGATATATAAATGCCTTCTGCACTGGAGTTCGTTTGAGGCCGAAAGAACCAGTATTTTTGACCGTGTCATTCAAACTATAGGCGCAGCACTAGAG GTCCAGGATAATGGTGATGTATTATCTTACTGGTTGTCTAATTCATCCACATTGCTTTTGCTCCTTCAACGCACACTGAAAGCAACTGGAGCAGCTAGCTTAACTCCACTGCGTCGAAGAATGTCATCTTCTCTTTTTGGGAGGATGTCTCAA GGTCTTCGAGCATCTCCCCAAAGTGCTGGCTTCTCTTTTCTCAGTGGTCGGATACTTGGTGGACCAGATGAAGTCCGACAAGTTGAAGCCAAATATCCTGCTTTGCTTTTTAAACAGCAACTTACAGCATTCGTTGAGAAGATGTATGGAATGATAAGAgataatttgaaaaaagaaatctcCCCATTGCTTGGTTTATGCATCCAG GCACCTAGGACATCCCGGGCTAGTATGGTGAAGGGGCGTTCACAAGCTAATGCTGTGGTTCAACAAGCTTTAATTGCTCATTGGCAAAGCATAGTGAAAAGCCTAAATAACTACTTGAAGACAATGAGGGCCAATTTT GTCCCTTCATTTTTGGTCTGCAAAGTGTTCACTCAGATATTTTCATTCATCAATGTTCAGCTATTTAACAG CCTCCTCCTGCGGCGTGAATGTTGTTCATTCAGCAATGGGGAGTATGTCAAAGCAGGGTTGGCTGAGTTGGAACACTGGTGTCATGGTGCAACTGAGGAG tttGTAGGCTCTGCATGGGATGAACTGAAGCATATCAGACAAGCTGTTGGCTTCCTG GTCATACATCAGAAGCCCAAAAAATCTTTAAAGGAGATTACAAATGATCTTTGCCCA GTGCTCAGCATACAGCAATTATACAGAATCAGTACAATGTACTGGGATGACAAATATGGCACACGCAGTGTATCTTCAGAG GTTATTTCAAGTATGAGAGTTATGATGACTGAGGACTCGAACAATCCTGCAAGCAGTTCTTTCCTGTTGGATGATGACTCAAG CATCCCATTTTCTGTGGATGACATTTCCAAGTCGACAGACCGAATGGAAGTCATTGATATTGATCCTCCACCTCTCATTCGAGAAAACTCAGGCTTCACTTTTTTGTTACAGCGCTCGAATGATTGA